ttaCAGGAAAAGATATTGGAAATTGAATACATAAAGGCTGTGGCCccaaggaaagaagaagaacctTCATTGCATGATGATTGGGTTAGCTCGGTTGATGGTTCAGATCCCAGGTATGCATTAGTAGTAAAAAtggacatgtcaattaaggatATAATAGAGAAATATGACTTTTGatagaaaaaaatagtacatGTGGCTGACCTTGACTAGTTTGTTAGGATTGAAGCTTAGTTGTTAAAGTTGTTGTTCATGGGTACTCCATACATATTTCTTAGATTACGAGATGCTTATATAACGGAAATCACAAAACATACACCATGTTTATTAGGAAGGTAACTAAGAATATGGCTTAGGATAAAATAGAATGgtggaaaagaatacatgtggctgttgattttgaaattttggcaCTAACGGCTTGGTTGTTATTGTTCATGGGTAGTCTGACAATCATTATTAGATAATGGAAAGTGCAAAACACATGAATATAGTGTAGAATGTATATAAGAATAATAAAGGTGGCATCCTTGTTGCAAATGTTgtggagctttgtttttagaTTCTCGTGGATTTAGTGGATGTGACTTATTCGAAAAGGTCATTGACCTCTTGTTTGGATGGAGAAATTGGGTTGGCAAGCATTCGTTGGATGTTTGGAACAGGGACCCCTTTGTATTTGAATTTGACATAGATATTATGGATGGAATGAAATTTTCATAGGTTTGAGGAAGCAGAAAGTGCATGGACTCAATTGATAGCAATGTTTCCTAGTTCTCTATTTGATTGGTCTTGCACATGAGGTTTCACTAATAGAAACTCAATTGCAGAGTTTATAGAGTCGTTGCCCCTCTGTATATaatactttttcattttgaCTCTTTAGAATTGTTTGTGTTCATTATACATGAAGTAGTCTCTtgtcaataaattttttctctacttattaaaaaaaatccttcttGCAAATGTTAACCAGAATTGCTTTATTGCAATAATTTTATAGAGTAGAATCTTCATTTGTTCAATAACACATTGCATCAAGTCATGGTGCAGTAGTTATGACTTTATTACAAGATATATTGTCTTCATTTTATGTTAATATTCCAtatagctctttttttttaatttttaattacaaataagaagcagaaaaaaaaactttagtttTGACTTCTGAATACTGCACTAATGTGCTGTTTGCAGGTTCATTGTGACTGGGTGCTATGACAGTTTAGCAAGGTAAttatccaaataaaattttgttattgttttttgtaagtaaaagttttttgttatattttttccCTGAGGTAAAATTTCTTGCTTTTTATGGTTATTTAAAAGCTGATTAGTTTCCCCATTGTTATGAagttaaaatatgcaaaatattGACTTTTATCTTCCTTAAGGATATGGAAAGCTGCTGGAGAGTGTACGCATATATTGGAAGGACATAGTGACGTTATTGCTTCTGTTGGTGTCATCAACCGAAAAGGTATAAGATACAGTGATTGATAATCTCTAAAGTGCTTCTTCCTTGCCAGAAATGTCAAAATTAACTGTTGCATCTGAACTTGGGACCTCTCTGGCctgaattttgtttaaaacttaGTATGTTTGAAGCAATTTGGTAataatattatacttttttttttcatgctacTTGGTTTCTGAATTTATCATTTTCATCTACTCTTTCATCGCCAATATCTGCTTCTTTCCAATTGTCAAGGTTTTCAGTGGCTACTTCTTTGCACTATCAATTTTTAAGTTGTTTTGTATATACAGGTGTAGAAGGTATTACTGTGGCCACTGCTTCTAAAGATTGCACCCTGAGACTGTGGAAGGTAATTGGAAAAAGCCAATGTGCTTTAATTCAAATTGCATTTTCTCCTCTCATTATTTTGGGATGGGAGGGGAGGGTGAGGTCTTGGGTTCAAATCTCACTGggtgtgtgtgtaacttaccgataaataaataaataaatttaaagaaaaaaaaaacaactggAAGTTTGATGTCCTGACTAATTAATATTTTCCCTTTACTGTGAAAGTTTGATACAGAGGATTCTATAAATGATCCTATCAGAATCAGGGCATTCAAAATTTTGCGTGGACATACAAAATCCGTACAATGTGTTGCAGCACAGAATACTGGAGATATGGTGCgatccattttcttttctggttatatttattgatatttcaatactaacaaaaaaatattgatatatatGTTGGCAAGATGAGGTTTAAAGTTAAGCTAataatttcctctttttttcgtTATTGGGACCGGTGGGATGTTTCCATATGCTTAGGTTTGTTCAGGTTCTTGGGATAGCACGATCAAGTTATGGCAGACTAATGACTCACAAAGTGATGGTGATCTGGTGTCAATTAAGAAGAGAAAAGGGAATGATCAAGCTGATGAATCTCAATTGGAGGTATGGATTTTTCATGCTCATGCTCATGCTCATGCTCATGCTCATGCTCCCTTTGTGGTATTAAAATATGTTTGAATATCTGATTTAAAGCGTAAAATATTTGATGTGATTCTGTTCACAAAACAAATAATGACATGATGGGAAAGGTAATACTTAAATTTAGATGTTAGAAAGAGTCTGATGCTTCATTAAGGAGATGTCGCTTAATCATTGAAAGGCTAGTTTTTTCATTGATGCAGTTGTAAAGAAACTATTTCTTGTGGAAAACTGTAGAACATTCTTATATGTTGAACTCTGATTAtaatttcattcattattttgtttgtttgcccttttgttgttctttttaACAATCTTTTCATAAATAGGTTTTGAGTTTAAGATGTTACCCCCCAATTATATGTTTTGTGGAAAGTAATTTTTGTTATCATTATGTTTTAGGGGGAGGCTGTGTCTACACTTGTAGGCCATACACAATGCGTATCTTCTGTGGTATGGCCACAGCAGGAAACAATATATTCTGCATCATGGGATCATTCTATTAGATTATGGGATGCCGAGACAGGCAAAAATTCGTCGGACATAGTAAGTGCAAATATCCTTCAGTTGTCTCTGTCTATCTGTTTCtgtttgtttaattgttttaggCAATTTATcacaaaagttaaaaacaaaGTTGCTAGTTTATCTGTGGTGGGAATGAGAGGGCGTGTATTTGGTTATCAAAATTTCTTGAAGTGGGCTTATATTGAACATCATAAGTCCATGCTGATTGAAATCACTGACTATTGAGCAAAATGATAATCCAGAATACTATGCAAGATGATtcaatactattttttaaattgcctATTTTATGTTTCTCCAATTTGAATTCTTCCTttatttgttcttaaatttattttctggaAAAAGCAAAGCATGTTGTCTCTTAGCATTAGATGCATGTCACAAGCTATAACAGCAACATGTTTATTTTCCTAGACTTACTTTCTGTTCAGAATTGGATTAGGCCACTCACTTCCAAGTTTAGTTTATAACTCTCTCCTCCATGGACAGTTCTGCACGAAAGTCCTCAACTGCCTTGATGTTGGAGGTGAAAGTTCTGCTCTCATTGCAGCTGGTGGTTCTGATCCCATTCTTAGGATATGGGATCCTCGTAAACCAGGTCTGTTAAACTACTGAAGTACCATTggctctcactctttctctctctaacacACGCATATTTGCATCTGActtgaattataaattttgaaggaaCTTCTGCTCCGGTCTTTCAGTTCTCATCTCACACTTCTTGGATTTCGGCTTGCAAGTGGCATGACAAATCTTGGTTTCATTTAGTTTCTTCATCATATGATGGGAAAGTTATGTTATGGGATCTAAGAACTGCGGTATTAAATTCTCCCTGCTTCTAGTATTTATCTGTAATTCATGTGCACAGcctatttttaggaaaaatgttTTACTGAACAACATTTTGTCATGTTGCAGTGGCCTCTAGCTGTCATTGAGTCACACAAGGACAAGGTATGAATTTAGCCTCTCTGTTTCATCTTTTCTTTAATGCAAAGATTCTAATGTTTTCGTTAATATGGTGATCTCTTTTGTTAATTCAGGTACTATGTGCTGACTGGTGGAAAGGTGACAGCGTAATTAGTGGTGGTGCTGACTCAAAGCTCTGCATTTCTTCTGGAATTTCTGTGCTGTGAGGTAAAAGCTGTTATACATACCGCGATAATTGAATTATGGACTTACAATTGTAAAAGCCATTCTTTTCCAAGCCTGTGTATTCTGATATTGTCTGCTCTCTCCACTCTTCACACCATCCTCTTCCAGTGTCAGTCTCATCTCAACTATAGCGATAATCTGATGTGGTCCAGTCGGCACAAAGTTCAGTACTTGcattaaaagggaaaaaaaaatagaaaaaaagagaggaatttAATCAATCACCAAGTGTATGAAGCACGTGGATAAACCGGAGAACATAGGGTTGCCCAGGGTTAAAGAGGCAAGGCTTTATATGTACCATATAAATTTAGACTGaatattttaactttattattttgacTTTCCGTTAAGGTggcaaaatatgattttttagaCTTACCCACATTTTTGTTGTGACCACTGACCAGAGTGGTATGTAAGGTTTAGTACCGGAAAAATGAGTTTCAGTTGCCTTCGGGCAGTTTCATTTGCTACCTTCCTTTGGGTACTGCACTTTAGGTACCGCTGATTATGGatgcaaatttttgttgttgcctTCGGGTTTACATCCAGTGCCTTTTAGGTGCAAATTGTCGAGACGTTCAAATTGACAGTACTCGAGGATTTACCAATGTTGGGccttaattatttttgaacTATTTGTTTACGTTTGTTGCTTAAGCTGTTAGTATAACTAGAGTTTGGGAAGTTTTTCCTCCAATCAAATGGTTAACCTTGATGAATCAGAAGTTCACATGAAacttaaaatagaaaataaagttataaGATCATGGTAAATGGAAAGCTCAAAATTTACTTGGTTGACTGTTTCCTTGGAGCAACCGTCAACGAGAATAACTTTAAAGATAATTTTTGCTGCTTAAAAGGAGTACTACCTTGAACAAAAATAGATCACCTGTCTCCTCCCTCATTGAACAAAACTCtccattaaaattattattattattattattatttatgtaatatgGACATGAGAGTAAGTTTATACAAGTtacattttttatcatcttatttttttttcaattaaataaaagagttttctaTCCCTCtactttttcattcttttaactAAACACGCTTGagtaaaaactaaaatcttGTTTGATATCCATGtttgtttttagcttttttgtTTTCAGAAGCCTGGTTTTagtaatagaaataaaaatagtttcttctattttcaaagtcaaaagattaatgtaaatattttggttttttttttgtcccacCAAGATTTGAAGCCTGGACTTCACTTAAGTGCATAATTACACTTGTTTTCTCTGTGTTTTCAAGCTCCCTGGGAAACTGAAATAAAAACACACCTATTTGcttgtttttagtttcctttgtAAATTTAAACGTGGAAAcagttttttttcctatttgttttcaattaccaaacaagttttcaagtctagaaaatagaaaacattttttgaaaataaaaaactaagaacAAAATAGTTACTAAATTGTGGGGGTCAAAAATACAAAGCTACAATAACTAGCTTTGTATTCAGATCAACACAACTAATTTCTTGAGAATGGGAGATGAAAATCCACAAGGGGAAGATCACAAAGATAATTGGCAACAAATATAACTGAATTAAGGCCTTATATGCATAGAAACCATATTCTTGAGGTACAAATAGAGgttttaaaagataaatacaAGTGAAGACTcttctcacattctctcttctaTTGTTACTTTGATtttctcacattctctcttctaTTGTTACTTTGATTTTTTCTGGTCCTGTTGCTCTCCTCCTTCTTTTATAGCCATCCTCCTCTTTTTCTAGCTGTCCTACTCTTAGTTGGATTTAGGAGGTTACTTGTCGCATCAACACATTTTTCTACTATTTCTTGATTATGAAGATAGACTTTTGTGGGTGTTTCCATTGTTCAAGCTAGTCATTTAACATTCAATGTGGCATGTGGTTGACATTAGGTGAGGAAagcctttaatgtggaggtgactgTTATATTGGGTCTTGCACTTTCTTCAACGTGTTATTTGGGAAAGTAGGTGAATAAAGGGTGTCTTCAGCTTAGAGAATGGCTGCTTCTCAGCTAGGCCATGTTTCCTCGAGAAGATGGGTTTCACAGATTACCTTTGTTGTGGGCCCAAATGGTCTCTTCTCAACGGGATGCCTCTTGATCCCTCATCGGTTGTTAGGCTGGGCCTATTCCGTGGATGGGGTTTCTTGGGACTTCCTTTTCAGGCTAAGGTCTTCGAGGCAGATTTAGGTCCACTCCCCATACACAATCATACCCTAAATCTTTTTTATCCTCTCACTATTTTAtatcacacacacacttttCCATCCCAACCAAGCAAAGCCTAAAGTGTTGGTCCATTATGATGGGCGGACAATTTTCTCCATTACAATTAAAGGATttaatgtttgaaaaaaaaatcaaaatttcaatgACTATTTATGTAATTGATAAGGTTTTGCTGCATACATGGTTATATGGTAGCAAAAGGAAAGCAATATGTGTCCAAAGGTCATGTGCAATACACATATTATTAGCTAGaaccttagatacttgtccatTTCTTTTGGCTGTCACATAAACCATCACAGTAACAAAGTTTTACACTTTCCTAGTTTGATAAGAAATTAAGTATCCGTTTGTTTCAGTTTTCTCAACCCAAAAGGCCCGTTTTGAAACTACAAATACAAAAAGCCCGTTTGGTTAGGTATAAAAAGcaactttttggaaaaagttgcaTTTTGGATTTGTGAAGAGAACGTGCATTTGCAGAATGGAGCTTTGAGGTACATTTTGGAAAAGTCCGTGTGCGTTGATTTATATATCCGTTGGATTCTATGGgcaattaccaaattacccttCAATAAATCAAAATATGTTCTCAGTTCTCACGATAGATTCCTCATTCCTTTCATCTCATCTCTTTGCTCTGCCTTGAAGATTTTTGGGGTTACGAAGAGAGAGAGGTATTGAAGAtttttggtgaaattaaaaaagaaattaccttAGGTGAATCTTCCTGATCTGAACCATCCTGTTTGTGGGTGGTTGAAtttagaggagaaaaaaaaagaataaagaagatCAAGGTGAAGAAGTGCGTGGGTGTTATAGAGGAAGTGCTAAGATAAAATggagaaagtaaaaaaaaaaaaagaaagaggaagagcTGGGTGTTACAGACGaagtgttgaaaaaaaaaaaaaggaagagctCTGTAGAACGTTTTGGAGATTGAAGGAAGTGGCaggaaaaaaagagggaagaaagaaaaaaaaagaaaagaaaatactaagGGTATGTTTGTGGAGGAGAtataaagagggaaaaaaaaggaaaaaagaaggaaatatggtatgtggaggagaaaaaaaaggaaaaaaagaagaaggaaatactatcacaataaatcttaagtgataggttattattaactaatattggtgagaaaaaaataatttttttagaaagagaaaaaaataatgttaatagtacatttgaattaaaatcaatataaattatcacaatattttcacaataaatcttaagtggtacgttttttttttgagagagttttaacctatggcttccgctcttgatgatagctcttcatcattagatcaagacaccaatcagtttttggtgtaagcgggaattaaaccccaaatttcttatataactattagagactttatcagttgagctaactggaacccactaaGTGGTAGGtcattattagctaatattagtgagaaaaaaataatttctttagaaagagaaaaaatctattgtaatagtacgttcaaattaaaatcaatatcaattattacaatattttcacaatactttcacaataaatcttaagtagtaggttattattagttaatattggtgagaaaaaaataatttttttagaaagaaaaattgatttaagtattatgaagtagttgatttttttttttttttttttgttgagaaatggGTAAGTCAATATTATTGAGCAAAATCAATCTGAAATACATCATCCAAATCAGGTGGTAGCTCTTCTAACCACACGTCAAGTTCAACCGCTAGAACTGCTCTTTTTGCCAGGAAGTGGGCTAGTTTATTGCCCCTCCTCCtaacatgattaaaaaaaaaaacttgcatacTTTGACTAGCACATTTAATATCTTGGATAATATGGCCTATGTGGGACCTATTTCTGTTGGGGTTGTTCAAAGCCGAGATAACCTTCAGAAAGTCTCCTTCCATTTCAGCTtggaaaatacaaattttctagGCAAAAGTAAGTGCTCTTCTCGCAGCCAAGGCTTCCAACATGTCAACTGATTTTGGGAGAGGAATTTTCTGGCTAAGGGCAGTGATGATCCTCCCCTCTGCATCTTGTATAGCTACACCTAAACCTGCCCATCCCAGATTCTCAAAAACGGATCCATCGaagtttattttgaataaaCCAGGTGGCGGTGGTTTCCACTTCATCTCTGCTCTTGGGATAATAGATTGTGAGCGTTGAATATTTGCATCCCGAAATTCCAGCAGAAGGTCCTGAGCCCTCTTGACAGTCTCGCCTACGTCCCATACTTCTTGTCTCTCCCTGACCTTATTTCTTCTAACCCAAATACACCATGCGACCATAGAAAATAGGGCAACAGTACTTGGAGTAGATTCTGAAAGCACAAAGGAGGCCAGATCGCTAAACTTGGCGAAATTCCTTGATCTTGGGTAGTTGAAAATTGGGTCCGAGAACCAAATGCATTTGACATGATCGCACATCCAAAGGCAATGAATAACATCCTCGAGGTGTTCTTCACATAAACTACAAACATTATCCGAGATTACATGACGGAATCGAAGATTACACCGGGTAGGTAGAGACTCGCTTGAGGCCCGCCAAATGAAGTGTCTTGCTTTATTTGGAACCTGCAATTTCCAAATACCATTCCATAGCTGCTTCAAACCATCAGAGTTTGAGGTGCCAGGTTGTGAATAATGGGACTCCGAGGCTAGTAACCTGTATGCACTCCTAACAATGTAATTACCATTTGGGGTCAGAGGCCACATAAGCAGGTCCTCTAAGGTGTGAACGCTGACAGGGATGCTCTTAATACACTCCGCCTCTGATTGAAAGAAGTTCCTGTCTATGAGCTCTTCATTCCAACACTTTGTACCTGGCAAGAAAAGGTCCTTCACTACAGTTAGGGATGGATCTCGATGAGGCGATAAAATTTTACCACCCCCTGCGTCATCAAGCCACCTGTGCTCCCAAATATTAATTGACCCATCTCCTATTCTCCACCTAGCACCCTTACGTATTACATTCCGAGCCCGCAGAATACTCTTCCAAGCGAAAGAGCTGCGGGGGTGATCTTAACATCAAAAATACTTCCATTCGGAAAGAATTTTGATTTAAAGACTTTGTAGAGCAGGGTATCTTTCTCATGGTACAACCTCCAAACCTACTTCCCTAGAAGAGCATCATTAAATTGCCGAAGATCACGAAAGCCCATACCCCTAAGAGATTTAGGGGAGCATAAGGTGGACCATTTTACCTAATGCATCTTCCTTGTGTTATCTTGGTTTCCCCACCAAAATTTGTGTATCATTGCCTCGATATCTTTGATTAACCTAATTGGGAGATGGAACACACTTATTGAGTAGGTAGGAATAGATTGTATCACGGCCTTAATCATGATTTCCTTCCCCGCTTGTGAGAGTAATCTTTCCTTCCACCCTTGCATTTTGGACCAAATTCTCTCCTTGATTTGGCTGAAACATGCTTTTTCTGCTTTTgtcttattttctaaaaaccgaagcataatatttattgttgtaaCACTTCTATTGAGTCACATCAACCTAGTATACGGGTCTCTTTTGGTTCACTTCAGTCCATGTCCATTCGATCTACTTTGGTGATGCTTTGAGACGAGAGATTTATGTATAAAGAGGAGTTGTTTTATTAGCAATTATGTtacattattattaattttttttttttttgttaagagtTTCAACTTAGCATTTTTGTGCTCTATTGATCTAGATTCAGCATCAATTTTCCTGTTTGAGACATTattcacaccaaaaaaaaaaaaaaacccctaaatCGAAATTAATTTTCCTTTTGGAATTTACTTTCCTAGGAAAgttatagagagagaaagagagagcagagGACACTAATTAGTTTAAGGATTTAAGAAGTCATTTTCATAACACAGGGTTGTGTTTGATAATGACCCTGTAGGGGATctctctattattattatttttaagatgAATTTTATAAGTGCTGTTGAATAATTGGTTTAAGGCCccctattattaaaaaaaaaatttcaaaatttgtggGACACTAATTAGTTTAAGGATTTAAGAAGTCATTTTCATAGCACAAGGTTGTGTTTGATAATGACCCCGTAGGAGATCTCTTTATATTTGACCAAAAGCAATCAATATGTTATCTGTTATAAGTCTATTTGCTATAAAGGCACTCTGAGCTTCTGACACAATAGAATTTAGAATGGGCTTAAGTCTATTAGCGATAACCTTACTAGGAATTTTATAAAGTACGTTACATAAACTTATTGGCCTAAACTCAGAAACATTCTCAGGATTGCTAACTTTAGGGATCAAGGTGATGAAAGTATGATTTATGGATTTAAGGAGTGTACCAGAGTTTAAACAAGAGAGAACAGCTTCTGAAACTTCTGTCCCAATGTCCTGCCAAAAGGTTTGGTAAAAGAGCGGGGGCATCCCATCCGGACTCGGAGCCTTAGATGGTGCCATTTGTCTAATAGCAATTTCAACCTCGTCCATACTGTAAGGcttttgtaattcaacattCATATCATCTGTCACCACCCTTTTAACTCTAACCAAGACTCAGTCAAGGTCCTTAACATCTGATGAAGTGAATAGCTTGGTATAAAAGTCCACAAAGATGTCCAATATCACCCCCTCAGCTGTTTGCCATCTACCTTCTGAATCTCGAACACCCTTGATGAAATTCTTTCGTTTTCTTTGTGTAGCCACCCCATGAAAATATTTCGTGTTTTTGTCTCCCTTTGCCACCCATTGAATTCTGGATCGTTGCCTCCACATTTGACTTTCCTTTTCCAGCAAAATATTTAACTCACGACGAAGCTGAACTACCACATTATAGCTTCCCCCCTTTGCAGCTGATTCCTCTGCCTTCCAAAGagattctttcttctttacaaTATGTTTTTTAATGTTCCCAAAGTGATCTTTACTCCAAGCCTTCAACATCTTCTTACatttcttcagttttttttttctactctaAACATTGGTGTGCCTTCTTGATGAATCTGCCATGCTCTCAAGACTGTGGCGCTACACCCGCTATTGGACAACCACATTTCTTCGAATCGGAATGGCCTTCTAAAACACCTTTGGGACTCATTATTTGGGTTAAAAACCAAACTTATAGGTCGGTGATCCGATGAATGGCAATGAAGGTGACGGATGGTGGATGCAGGAAATTTCACTACCCAATTGTAATTGGCCACTCCTCTATCTAGACGTTCCCAGATCACATACCCATGCCTCCGCCCCTGCCAAGTGAACTCTGGACCCGTATAACCAAGATCCATGAAACCGCAAAAATCCAATACATCCCTAAAAGCTTGCATTTGGCC
The sequence above is drawn from the Castanea sativa cultivar Marrone di Chiusa Pesio chromosome 5, ASM4071231v1 genome and encodes:
- the LOC142636410 gene encoding ribosome biogenesis protein WDR12 homolog, which encodes MDIDGVNEEENSRRVQVRFVTKLKPPMTVPPLPIAIPSNLTRLGLSTLVNNLIQNGNPDWNTQPFDFLIDGELVRMSLDKFLLAKSISAEKILEIEYIKAVAPRKEEEPSLHDDWVSSVDGSDPRFIVTGCYDSLARIWKAAGECTHILEGHSDVIASVGVINRKGVEGITVATASKDCTLRLWKFDTEDSINDPIRIRAFKILRGHTKSVQCVAAQNTGDMVCSGSWDSTIKLWQTNDSQSDGDLVSIKKRKGNDQADESQLEGEAVSTLVGHTQCVSSVVWPQQETIYSASWDHSIRLWDAETGKNSSDIFCTKVLNCLDVGGESSALIAAGGSDPILRIWDPRKPGTSAPVFQFSSHTSWISACKWHDKSWFHLVSSSYDGKVMLWDLRTAWPLAVIESHKDKVLCADWWKGDSVISGGADSKLCISSGISVL